The Cyclopterus lumpus isolate fCycLum1 chromosome 3, fCycLum1.pri, whole genome shotgun sequence genome includes the window ATTGAATTATTAGATGTATTAGGTTTATAAACTGAGTGTTAAAGAAGCAGTGACAGCAATGCACATGTCTTTGTTATTGTCTCACAGGTATTGTCCTGGGCTTGATCATCAAGTTCTCTGTCACTCCGTCCGAACAAGGCAAATTCTACATCAGTTTACCAGGAGAGTTTATATTGCATACTTTGCATGTGGTTACCACTCCTTTCCTCATCACAAGTGTGACGACAGGTAAGCCCCAGTACAACAGGCTGTGCACACAGCTTTTATAAAGAACATACTGGTGGTTTGGCAAGTTGAAGCTAAAACTAAATCACCTCCAAGGGAATAACCAGATGAACACCAGCCACCGTGGACACCAGTCACAAGTACATGATAATGGTAAATGCTACACAAATAGAAGAGTGATGAAGGCAATAAACTAACTCAGTCATGCCACTTACATAGAAATACCTACCTAAagtttgctaacattagctaacttCAGCCGCCGTCAGCTAATCTTAAAATTAAAGGGGTTTGAGTCCAGGTTCAGAATGTTTATATCGGTCCTTAGTCCATTATCCATCTGTCTATCAACTCGTCTAACCACCTGTTGAAAATGAGTCAAATCCTCCAATTATTGCTATTCATGCGACACACAGATATGCCTCGCTGTGAGACCTTATGACCCAAGAAGTCTAGCTGCTGTTTTAAACTGTCTTAGTGATGTCAATTGTTGGATggcacaacattttcttcaacttgatatctcaaaataaaaaaaatcatattgtTCAGTCCCCCGAACATTATGAGTCCCGTCGCTAGTTCATAATTCAGCAGCTAGGCTTTTCACTAGTTTTAACTAAGAACTTCACATCCCCCCCAATCCTGGcttctctccactggctccacTTTTAAAGCACCTCTAGGCCTGGCTGCAAGCTATATAGCAGAACGCTGAGTCcgtgagccagctcgcagccttagatacTTGGGTGGGGTCCTTCTGGCTGTTCCAAAGTCAAAGCTAaaggtgaccgtgcttttgctaTCAGGGCCCCTCGGCTTTGTATCGACCTCCCTGAGGAGATAAAAGGCTTCCAAAATCAGTGATCACTTTAAAATCACCTCTTTTCGGTGATCTCGTCATTTTACTGCTGACATTCTTTATAATGTTTCTAttgaatttgtatttattgtattgatatGTTTGTTGATGCTTTTAACTTGTTGGACTTTTACGTAAACtgtgacccacagtcgcccttaTGATGTAACTGTGTTCCCCTCACTTGCCATTACATTACCTTTAATGTTACACTTGTATACTGTATGATCTAACTCACTCTCCAACCTGCAGTCTGCAGACCGTAACTTATGTTGTCTTTTCTAGGTGTTGCTCGTCTATTTGGAACTTCAGGAAAAATCACTGCACTGGCGTCAGCATATTTTGCCTCAACGACTCTTCTGTCTGTGACTTTGGGTAATAGAAATATTgtacaatgtttttattcagaaatatatcattttattgaTAAACACATATGGCATTTGAacacttccttttttctttttttttgacttgAGCTTGTAAATGTGCTATTTAAAACTCATTCACTATCCTCTGTCAACATGGGAATACAGCTATTTCAACCAGGTGACAcatttactattttttttccatGATGATCTTCCGGAATGTGttctatattttattaaacCTTTCTCACCGCAGACATTTTGACGTGTCAAACATGGAgatgttattaatattaatagtcACAATGACTGCTGTTAGCGAGGGCTATTAATATACAAAGTAGTAGTGAGTTTATTTGGGGTAAAGAAATCCAGAGTGCAGCTTTCCCTTGGTGGCTAATTAGGCTGCTGCTCATggagagggcagaaggagagcGAGGCTGAATTAAATTATGTGATATCAGCAAACTTAATGGACCAATAGGAATGATGAATGTGTATCTTCTCCCACATCAATACAGTTGCAACGGAAGTCATTTTATAGTGAGCTTGTATTATGGATTAATTAGCTGTTCTGCAATAAAAGAGTCTGCCCCTAGTGGAGACCCTTTGAAAACGCTTAATGTTCACAGTTGTGAACATTAAGCGTTTTCCTTGAAACTATATCAGTCATGCACAGTATGGTGTTTAAACACCCTTGATCAAAATGTGAATGACagtttgttttatataattatgttgatcatttttttcttgcttttcaCTGTTTTATACCAAGTAAAACACTTTTATGTTTTACAGTCGTGGTCCCTAGTCAGCCCATTTAAATCGATCTGCTGTGTAGTCTTGTGCTCTGACTCCATATGAGAGAACTACAGCAGACACTGTGGATTCTGTGTTGTAGGGTTGATCCTGGCTCTGTCCATCGAGCCAGTGGATGCCATGAGAAAAGAAGATACAGAAGATACAGAAGATAAGAAGATCTCTATTGTCGACGTCTTGGTGGATCTAGTCTGGTGAGAAGAAAGTGTATATTTTGACATCATTTCTGGTTTCTCTGCACATCCACTTCAGCAGGTTTTAGGGTCAGTGACATCACTTCAGAAAGTGCTGGAACGTCAAACAATAGAATTCACAttcattaatgtttttcttaagCAGAAATAATTTGGTATTTCAGGTGTTCCAGCAAATCATGTCGTTGGTAAAGCCGCATTTCTTGAGTGATTTGCCAACATTTTCAAGCCCACCAATGAATGTGacttttgcatgttttttacAGGAACATTTTTCCAGAAAACCTGGATTAATCCCGACAGGTGTGCTTTTCAATAGGGGCATATGATTCATTTCTTCTAATATTTATGATTTGAACACTATTTATTTCTATTATAGTACAAGACTGAGAGGTTTGAGTCTATAATTGAGGCGGATGAGCAACATTTGACTTTGGAGCAGGTACATATTTTTCCCTTGTCACTAAGAAGATCATTTTGTGGAGATAGCATTTGTAGAGATAATCTTTCATACATAAAGTTGCTCTCAGACTATTATTCATAATGAGTTTCTGGTCTGGTTACAGAATGCAACACATGTGCAAATTGTGAGACATTATGTTGAAGGCACCAACATGTTGGGCCTGATGTTCTGGTCTTATCTGATTGGCCTGGGCATCATCAGGATAGGAGAACGTGAAGATGTCCTATTAGAGTTATATACTGTGTTCGACGAGGCAGCACAATGTGTGGTCCACTGGATTCTGGGGTAAGGTGATACAACATACCATTAAATATATGATTGACTTTCTCCAACAAATATAGAAATACAGTACATATCCAACAGTTGTAAGTATTTATGTTAAAACGCTGAATGTGGTGTCTTTTTTGTTCACAGTATTATTAGAAATagtgacattttatttctgACAAAACATAGCAGCATCTTTCACTCTTCTACCCCTGTTAAATATTACTTGCATTATAGAGTTTCAGGTCAGTTTTAAAGTTCTTTCACTTACTGAAATGAGAACATCTTTGATTCTTTCTTTAGTATATAAgaaactatatataatataaaaaaaatatattcatatattaatgCGATTCAGACAACATCTGCGTTTGCTCAGTCAGTTAGTCTTGCCttcattttttccatttcatgGTTTTCTTTCCAGCTTCTTGCCATTTGGAATGGTCTTCATGGTCATAGGCATTGTCATTGAGGCTGACGACTGGGAAATAGCCATCAAACTCGGAAAGTTCATGGGAGTAGTAGTTTTTGGGTATGTTCACCTTTTACGTTTTTATCACTGAAATGACGTCACTCTGACAAATGAAGTTGAATTCATCAATAAAACTAATGAACCTAATTAGCTAATGTTATCAAAGTCTGGGTATATATCGTCCTATAATGGACATTGTGCTGACTCTTGTGCTACTGCTGCACTATGTCGTTGCATTAGCATTATCCCATCATTTTACAATCAGTATTGATTATgcattcattgtgtgtttcagCCTTACCCCTGATCTATTTCCTGTTTGCGAGATGTAACCCCTATGCTGTCATCAAGGAGGTTTTTCCTGCCTTAAAGACTGCACTCATTGTCTCTTCCAGGTAAGATGATGTAACACAGAGATCTGTGAGTTCATGATCACTGCTTATTTGTACAGTCATCATCAGAGCTAAGCAAGACAAGTAACATATTTGAGATCTTCACATTTCTAATGTTTCCATATGAGAAATGCACAAACAAAGGATGCCTTGTGTTTCTCCAAGATCTGCCACACTGCCACTAACTTTCCAATGTTGTGAGGAGAGACTCAAGATCGACAAAAGAATCAGTCGCCTCATTCTGCCCATCTGGACCAACATCAAAATGGATGGAACGGTCCTTTATGAAGTGGTCGCAGTAGTTTTCGTTGCCCAAATCAACCACATCGATCTGGACTTGAACAAGTTGATTATCATCGCGTAAGCTGCTCttcctgttctttaggaaatcTTAGCATCATCATCATAGACAAAGTTGATATTGctataaagtgtttattttgaGGTCTTTAAGAGGAGGAGACTTTAACAAAGAAGAAGCATGTTACAGTTTCCTGAGgacagtatgtgtgtttgaTCTGCAGTTTGACATCAGCAGTGACGAGCATAAGAGCCACTGGGATCGCAGCTCGAGGAGCAGTGaccactttttttgttttgtctgcggTTGATTTACCTGCAAATGAAGCCTGCCTTCTAGTGGTGATACAGTGTCTCATGCAGGTCTAAGCTGCAGTTCAAAATGTGATCAATCGATTTCTACAGCTGCATTTTCTGTGTCAGCTATTCACACGTGTTACTAAGTTTGGTGTAAAGTCCATCCTGACCTCTATTATCTAGTTCTAAACTAGTGGCTTACCAAATTGGGTTACTCCATTTAAACCTAAAAAACATCTGAGCTAAGGAAAGTTAAGGTTGCAAGGAAACGTGAAGCCCCGCCCAATCAAAAGCATTGAACAGTGTAATCTGGAAGTCCCTGTAGCATCACACTTTCAAACATAACAGTTGTAGGAGGCCTTATTAGCCAATCCTTCATAAATGTAGTTgtcactttgtttaaaaaaaatactttttatatagTAACTGTTTCACAGTTAGTAGTATTCGTGAGTGGGAAATTATGGGATAGACTATGCTAACCCATGTTAGCTGATGTTATTTCTTCATTCAATATGAACatacgtttttttaatttgaggtATATTGTGTAATTGTTGTTCAATGTAATTTAAACAGTTAAAATCAAACCTATTAACAGCATTTCGAGGGTCACGTCAGATAAgtatttcttcctttttttattctgtgttattatgtatttatgctAAATTTATCATAAATGTGCAAGCTAATGTACATGTCAGCTACACAATAGCTAATCGCAATTTTAAAAGTGCaaagttatataatataataaagacaaaaaatcAGTTTAAAGCTGCATATATCCTCTACTTTCATTGTCTGATGTTGTCTGTGCCTTTCAGAGACCGCTGCAACACAGTTATAAATGTCATGGGAGACTGCATAGGCGTGGCACTTATTCAACAATTGTCAAAAGGAGATCTGGAAGACATCGAGGAGCAGGAACAGGAAATGGAAAGGTACAAGTCTTGATGGTCTCATGTGTATTATTCTTATTTCAACCCAGTTTATTCAACCCAGCTGTTAGGCTGTCTAATAGGCCGATCTCATCACACCATTGATGATTATGTTGTGCTTTGCCTGGCTAGGATGCATGGCAGTGATGCTTAAGCCCACAGTCAAGATGAGATCGAGGTCCATTTCAGCCGCCAGGCCTCTGATGATGACACCCTCCACTGCccgacaaaaaaacaatcattctAATACAGTCATGAGAGGAGCGCTGGCAGGACGAGGACCAGACCAAAGCTCTGGTCTTGAGATTGCCCAATGCGCGTGTAAAATGTAGTAATTGATGTACCGaataaattgaaaataaatgtagaatatattttattgatcTAGTTAATAGCATTTAATTGAGCGGAACTGAATTGTACAAACTCAATTTGAATTGTATTGATGCAACAGATGTACTGTAGTTATTGAATTGATGTAATTAAACTGAACTGGatttatttcagtattttgTCTAAAATAAGTTTTTATGATCATACaaatcatattatttattttatgcattttatgtttgtaattttgtacaATAGGTGGAGgcttgaattgtgcaaataaaaaagtaaaagattaTATGTCAACAAATATTTTGAAAACAGTCATAGTACAGTATACCAAATCAGTATAGTCAGATAAGCAGTTACTAtacaatgttcctatatcatcaaacgGGGGCTTGACAGaaaaaggttgggaaccactgcccTAAACTCACATTGTTCATTATGCAACGTGTAGGTCTTGTATTTGTTGTAAATAACTAGACAATTGTATTTTGGTACATCTGGTTACAAACGTTCAATCTGTCTCGGAGTGGCTTGGAGTTACAGTTACAGAGAAACTGCTCGAGAGCTTCTCTAAAGAACAACTGTCTCTGGTACTGCGAGGTCCTCTCGCGATATCTTGCCAACGAGAACACCAGCGGAAGTAAATAGTCGCCATGGCGTGTTAGCTAGTGAGAGGGGATAAAGTAGCAAGTTAAGCGTGGGTGCTCCATTAAGTTTAACGGAGAAGAAACATTTACAACCTTCAGGTTTAGTTGGTTGGATGTTGGTAAATAAAAGACTCACCACGTCTGCATCTCCATTAAAATACAACACGAGAGTCGAGTGACCGTTCGGCACGTTCGAGGCCTGGAAAGACGCATGCTAGCGTAGCTCAGTTAGCCACCGTTAACGCGGCTGTTCGGCTAACGGCGTTTTGTAGCACCACAGCCGAGCCGAAGACCACTGAAGTGGTTCGTTTCCCCAGCTGATGTCGGCTGTCCTATCAAACAGATAAGCAGTGTCAACCCCAGCTGGCGTTAACTCTGGCCGTGGTGGAGGGAAAGTTCGGCTGGATCTAAAATGATCATTGAAAACCTTGATGCCTTGAAAACATGGCTGTCTGAAACCCTCGAGCCCATGTAAGTAACGTCAGCTATTAGCAACTCAGCTGTTTCCTCCACTCAGCTTCAGCCCTTCTAGTTCAGTCTGAGTTACACCACCTCATGTGAGAAACACACGGTGCACGCTAACGTGAAGGTGTCATAAGTGACCGATAACGTTACTAATTTATTGGCTATTTGTCATGCATATAGTATTTTGTtggtgatgtttgtttttcttatgcACGTTTTCTCTCTGAACATTTCCAGCTGTGATGCAGACCCCTCTGCCCTGGCTAAGTATGTTGTTGCTCTGGTGAAGAAAGACAAAACTGAGAAGGAACTTAAAGCCCTATGTATAGACCAGTTGGATGTATTTCTCCAGAAAGGTATTTAATCCCCCTGCTTCATGAGAGTTGTACTTGgcaagcctttttttttcatttgacagGTGTGTTACTATTTATTTGTGGATTCATACATACTCTTTATTTGCACTATTGTCTTATTTCAGAGACCCAGCCATTTGTGGATAAGCTGTTTGAAGCCATTAACAACAAAAACTACCTCCCGCCGCCAGATCAACCATCCTCTCTGATCAAAGTTGAGAAGGATGAGCCGAAAAAAGATGAGGTAATGAAGGGGGAGCAATTTAGAGAGTAGTTTTGTTCCATCGGATGTGTACTTTACGGTAGCAAACAATATGGAGCCCCATTCATGTCAGTTGCCATCTAAGATGGAACACATTTAAGTTACTTATTTTCTTTGTCCAGACAAACCGCGAAGACGAACGGGAGAAGAAGTTTCCTCGGAGGGTGAATCACAGTCCACCCCAATCAAGTTCTCGTTACAGCAGAGATATCAGGTGAGTGCACCTGCTTGTATTATTACTTAGTATTTACTTTGAACTAATTGCCATGATTTTGTTGTTCCCAACTTTTAGGAGAGGAGATGATCGTAAGAGAGACGACCGCTCTAGAAAGAGGGAATATGACCGCATTCCACCACGGAGGGACTCGTACCGCGATCGCTTCAACCGCAGGAGAGGCCGCAGTTACAGTCGTAGCCGCAGCCGCAGTTGGAGCAAAGATCACATCCGAGAACGCGACCGAGAAAGGGATAGGGATAGAGACAGGGACAGGGACCGGGACAGGGATCGAGATCGCAGCAGGAGCCGGTCACACAGCAGAACTCGGTCTGGAAGCAGGAGTAGAGGTAAGAACCTGATCGATGGATCTAAAAGACACATAATCAATAGGGTTTCACATTGTGCCAGTTGAAACCATTGTCTTCCTGTGGAGGGAGCAATGACTGGATTGTGAAACGccattcttctctctttctctttctctctctctctctctatctgtctgtctgtctgtctgtctgtctgtctgtctgtctgtctgtctgtctgtctgtgtgtccgtgacCTTGCAAAGTGTTCCCAGTCAGAGTACAGCTGCCTAAGAAGCTTCTAAAAACAAAGATTATCTCGTGGTTTTCAAAAGACTTGTCAAATTTAAtattcgtgtttttttttgtttttttttgttttcttttcagaattAATTTCATTTTAGGATATTGTTACTGTAAACTATGACAAATCACTGACCTATGCCTTTTGACACATACCAGTAGTGCTACCAGCTCAGACAACTGATCATATGTAGACAACATAGAGCAACAATGACTGGATATGGAGAAACATtgctttttttgtctgtttgcagAACGAGATTCTGGAAAGTTGAAGTTTGATCACGATCGAGTGGACAGGCCAGAGAATGCTGATTGCTTTACCCCAGCAGCTCTAGTCCCCACTGCAACCACTTCACATTTCCCTGTGCCAACACTGAGCAGCACCATTACAGTCATTGCCCCCACACATCATCATAGCAACAATACCCCTGAGAGTTGGTCAGACTTCCGCCCTGGGCAACCTGTGGATCGTGGCCTTTTTAATAGAGGACCCCCCCCTCAACAGAGGAAGCGATGCCGTGACTATGATGGTAAACTATGATTTGAAGAAAATCTAAAGTTCGAAAACATTGTTCAATATTGTGTTGACGATATAGTGTTTATATTACCTGTTAAAGCTGACATTGGTTATTCACCATTTTAATATATAGtgagagaataaaaagaaaaaagatattttaacATGACAATTAAGATTTTGATTGTGAAAAAAAGCAGCACTACCGCGGCTGTCTGCTTCTGTGAGATTGATGTTCTACGTGTGTTTGCCATCTGTTCCAGAAAAGGGCTTCTGCATGAGAGGGGACATGTGTCCTTTCGACCATGGAAGTGACCCAGTTGTCGTGGAGGATGTCAATTTGCCCAACATGCTGCCCTTCCAACCTCCACCAATCCCAGGTGGCGACGCACCACCGCCCCCAGGCCCCCCACCACCTCTTATGAACCCCCCACCCGTGAACCTGCGGCCCCCTGGACTCCCACCAGGTTCCCTCCCACCCAGCCTTCCACCTGTTGCAGGTAGGAATTCTGACTGAATTGTGAAGTTCCTAACAGCAACACTTTTGAGATATTTGTTAGCATGGAATGTCAAGCGTCTACATGTTTTTCACAATTTGTGAGTAAATGTCCGACGAGGTATTGCAAAATACGGGATTTTGCAACCAAAATGTGACATAATTTATTTTCCCTGGTAATCCAGAGGGTTTGCTAATCTCTGAAACATTCATTACCATCCCACAAGGTTCGTTTGCAATTGAAACAATTTCCCCATCTCCAGTAAATTGGACTAACCGGCGGTTTGACTTGGCAAAGGGAGATATTTTATAGGACTCTTTGGCTCAGCTACAAGCCAGAAAGCTAACATTATGCTACCAAGAGTCAAAGTCAATAACACTGGGTACGGTTGGCAAACGGTACATATAATTtgaattgatttaatttgatgtagccagctaattaatgaatgaatgaatgaattaattaCCTGTCGAATTCAGATAAATAAGTAGGTGTCCATTATCAGAAAACATCTGTGTTTTGCAAAAACGATTCAGCCCTTAGTTATCAATGATCAGGCTGTTGAGATGGTAGAAAGTAGGGCTGCCCCCTCTTagtcaataaatacatttttgcacCCTAAAGCCGTTGTTGTCAATGAAGTTGCACCGATTTGTGCGCTCAAAAGCGAAAGCAGCGTTATTGCGGTGCACAAGTGTTCCCAAGCACCTAGTTTTCAGGGATCGACAGCTGCATCTATAGACTCTTCAAATGTGCGTTGTTGTGCAACAACTTGGGTCCAAGCCTATCTTTTCAGCTATTGCCATTAGGGAAAAGGAAATAAACCCACATATAATGCTTATGTTTTAAACTATTTAATTGTCTATATAACTGAAGACTGTCTTAAAAACAGGTAGCAAGAAATAGAGTAACCTGCCTGAGGAACAGTTCAGGtcagattattatttaattttgtttcatTCCATCTAAcgcaggtcctcctcctccacttcctcctctgcaaCCGTCAGGGATGGATGCTCCTCCCAATTCCATGACCAGCTCTGTTCCCACCATTGTCACCTCTGGGATGCGCTCCTCACTTCCCCAGGCCCCAGTGCCCCGCTTCACCTCTGGTAATGATTGTGTTTTTTGAAgttacacatttcattttatatttataaatgactTCTGCCTTAACTTGCTGTTTTCCGAATTAAACGTATCCTCTCTCTGCTGACTAGACCACTATGAGACAGATGTGTATAATCCTGAGGCTCCCAGCATCACCAATACCTCCAGGCCAATCTACCGCCATCGGGTCAGTGCCCAGAGACCTAACCTGATTGGCCTCACAATGGGAGAAGTGGACCAGCCACCAAGAGGTATTGTTCACATGAACTGGACCATTTGAGTTTTGAATAGATTGTCTTTAATCATGCATGCACTTTCCCTCCCACCATTAGCATGCTCAGCACTTTGACCAGCATTCGGTACATACtcctgtatttgtgtttaaacGTCTTGCCCTCTTTTTTTAGTGATGTGCTCTGTAGTCTGAAAACTGACCTCCCAGGGTTTGTTTCCCACCAGACAAGGTCCCGAACAACAGCATGAGGATCGTTATGGAATCGGATTTGAGGAAGAGACCACCCGTCTCTCATGATGGAGGCCTTCCCTTGAAAAAACCTTGGTTTGACAAGTAAGACATTAATTTGTCATATTAAAATTGTGCTGCCTCTAAACCCTGTGGTTGATCACCGTTGACAGGTTTGTTTAATACCGCCCTCATTGAATTGTTCAACTATTCTCTTCTGCACAGGCCCAACTTTAACAAACCCAACCACCAGGGCTACCACACAAGAGTCCCATTCTCCCCAAACACCAAGCTGCTGGTTCGTCAAATTCCTCCCGAGCTCAACAACATCAGCAAACTCAATGACCATTTCAGCAAGTTTGGCACCATTGTCAACCTACAGGTCAGTCGTTATGTGGTGCAATAGATCACAGCTTTGATTGTTAGTAGCCAATAAATGATGggtaaataataatttgattatttgtaacaataatataatttcaAACAATATGTAATTACCGTGTAGTACAATAGGTAACTAATATGTGAACAATGTCTTTGAGTAAATCTGTTATCAAAGGTTAaaccataaaataaaaactgtattgatgtttgtttgttttttaaacatagCTTGTATGTTTCATATTATGCTTTTTCAACCCATCTGGTAAACAAGTAGCCAGTTGCATTATTTTCAACAGTTGTGGCGTAACCAGCAAAGATTACAGAACaaactgaacgtctttaaaaaaaacgtctgaGTTACTAAAAGCCTTATTTGAAATGAACATCACATCTTTCATGCACTTTTGTATTGCAGTTAAGCACGGCAGACACAAACGAGTAATATACACCGTTGGTTTGGTCTGGTGAAAATCGCACCACTCCGTTGCTCTTCGGTTCATAACCTTTCAATGTTGAGGTTAAGTTCAGTCACCTTCCGGCTCCACAGCCTCACAGTTCcatttcaaatgtctttttggACAGGTGGCCTTCCAGAATGACCCAGAAGGGGCACTGATCCAGTTTGCCTCCCCACACGAGGCCAAGCAGGCTATGCAAAGCACAGAGGCTGTTCTCAACAACCGCTTCATCAGGGTGCACTGGTTTCGTGATGATGGGACTGATGGCCAGTCTATCTCACAGCAGCACCCTCAGCAACAGACGGACATGGTATAAGTTCATTTTACATCTGTCGCTCATAACATGTGGTTGTTGTAAAATGTTCTGTCTTAACGGCACCACAAAGAGtacatgtctttttaaaatatggtGCACTTGTGAATGACCAAGTCAATTCCATGTTATTCCTAAAATACGTTAATTTGTATTTGAGATTGTTTTTGAGTTGTTACaagaaaaatataattttaagaGACTAAATTAGTTCTTTATGCATAAGTCCTGCAGTTTTAATGAGTATTTGCAATGAAGCTGGTGGTAAATAAAGTAGATTTTACAGAGGCCCCTCAAGTTCAGCACGATAGGAAAATTCTGAATTGTTATCTGACACTGGTGGCTATATTAAAATGCACTAACGCATGGATCCAGACATAATGTGACTAACAACTCTGTTGTCATTCAGCAGGCCTCAGACGTGTTTCTTAAGCAGTCTGTCAAAGATCGCCTTGGACCCCTGCTCAATGCAAACTCT containing:
- the rbm26 gene encoding RNA-binding protein 26 isoform X1 gives rise to the protein MIIENLDALKTWLSETLEPICDADPSALAKYVVALVKKDKTEKELKALCIDQLDVFLQKETQPFVDKLFEAINNKNYLPPPDQPSSLIKVEKDEPKKDETNREDEREKKFPRRVNHSPPQSSSRYSRDIRRGDDRKRDDRSRKREYDRIPPRRDSYRDRFNRRRGRSYSRSRSRSWSKDHIRERDRERDRDRDRDRDRDRDRDRSRSRSHSRTRSGSRSRERDSGKLKFDHDRVDRPENADCFTPAALVPTATTSHFPVPTLSSTITVIAPTHHHSNNTPESWSDFRPGQPVDRGLFNRGPPPQQRKRCRDYDEKGFCMRGDMCPFDHGSDPVVVEDVNLPNMLPFQPPPIPGGDAPPPPGPPPPLMNPPPVNLRPPGLPPGSLPPSLPPVAGPPPPLPPLQPSGMDAPPNSMTSSVPTIVTSGMRSSLPQAPVPRFTSDHYETDVYNPEAPSITNTSRPIYRHRVSAQRPNLIGLTMGEVDQPPRDKVPNNSMRIVMESDLRKRPPVSHDGGLPLKKPWFDKPNFNKPNHQGYHTRVPFSPNTKLLVRQIPPELNNISKLNDHFSKFGTIVNLQVAFQNDPEGALIQFASPHEAKQAMQSTEAVLNNRFIRVHWFRDDGTDGQSISQQHPQQQTDMQASDVFLKQSVKDRLGPLLNANSEPSQDSSVASQQNPSKVSVKDRLGFSAKPAAPIEKVFSTSMGLTKTVYNPDALKAAQKNSEEALKNKQEALRLQQDVRKKKQEILEKHIETQKLLISKLEKNKTMKAEDKAKIMETLGMLTKSITKLQEEIKGISGSNNQLRTSKTRAQAQKELLDAELDLYKKTQAGEDIALLKIKYTQLQIEAARRGILSPGRGRGVHARGRGALRARGRGSRGRGRGVSLHAVVDHRPRAVEIFGFTEADHVDLLPHFAQFGEIEDCQIDGNNLSAVITFKTRAEAEQAALHGVRFNNQTLRLAWHKVVKTLSAADADDAEPEEDEYPEGSLSDDALLQDDDEEEDDNEPRSWRR
- the rbm26 gene encoding RNA-binding protein 26 isoform X3, with product MIIENLDALKTWLSETLEPICDADPSALAKYVVALVKKDKTEKELKALCIDQLDVFLQKETQPFVDKLFEAINNKNYLPPPDQPSSLIKVEKDEPKKDETNREDEREKKFPRRVNHSPPQSSSRYSRDIRRGDDRKRDDRSRKREYDRIPPRRDSYRDRFNRRRGRSYSRSRSRSWSKDHIRERDRERDRDRDRDRDRDRDRDRSRSRSHSRTRSGSRSRERDSGKLKFDHDRVDRPENADCFTPAALVPTATTSHFPVPTLSSTITVIAPTHHHSNNTPESWSDFRPGQPVDRGLFNRGPPPQQRKRCRDYDEKGFCMRGDMCPFDHGSDPVVVEDVNLPNMLPFQPPPIPGGDAPPPPGPPPPLMNPPPVNLRPPGLPPGSLPPSLPPVAGPPPPLPPLQPSGMDAPPNSMTSSVPTIVTSGMRSSLPQAPVPRFTSDHYETDVYNPEAPSITNTSRPIYRHRVSAQRPNLIGLTMGEVDQPPRDKVPNNSMRIVMESDLRKRPPVSHDGGLPLKKPWFDKPNFNKPNHQGYHTRVPFSPNTKLLVRQIPPELNNISKLNDHFSKFGTIVNLQVAFQNDPEGALIQFASPHEAKQAMQSTEAVLNNRFIRVHWFRDDGTDGQSISQQHPQQQTDMQASDVFLKQSVKDRLGPLLNANSEPSQDSSVASQNPSKVSVKDRLGFSAKPAAPIEKVFSTSMGLTKTVYNPDALKAAQKNSEEALKNKQEALRLQQDVRKKKQEILEKHIETQKLLISKLEKNKTMKAEDKAKIMETLGMLTKSITKLQEEIKGISGSNNQLRTSKTRAQAQKELLDAELDLYKKTQAGEDIALLKIKYTQLQIEAARRGILSPGRGRGVHARGRGALRARGRGSRGRGRGVSLHAVVDHRPRAVEIFGFTEADHVDLLPHFAQFGEIEDCQIDGNNLSAVITFKTRAEAEQAALHGVRFNNQTLRLAWHKVVKTLSAADADDAEPEEDEYPEGSLSDDALLQDDDEEEDDNEPRSWRR
- the rbm26 gene encoding RNA-binding protein 26 isoform X2, whose product is MIIENLDALKTWLSETLEPICDADPSALAKYVVALVKKDKTEKELKALCIDQLDVFLQKETQPFVDKLFEAINNKNYLPPPDQPSSLIKVEKDEPKKDETNREDEREKKFPRRVNHSPPQSSSRYSRDIRRGDDRKRDDRSRKREYDRIPPRRDSYRDRFNRRRGRSYSRSRSRSWSKDHIRERDRERDRDRDRDRDRDRDRDRSRSRSHSRTRSGSRSRERDSGKLKFDHDRVDRPENADCFTPAALVPTATTSHFPVPTLSSTITVIAPTHHHSNNTPESWSDFRPGQPVDRGLFNRGPPPQQRKRCRDYDEKGFCMRGDMCPFDHGSDPVVVEDVNLPNMLPFQPPPIPGGDAPPPPGPPPPLMNPPPVNLRPPGLPPGSLPPSLPPVAGPPPPLPPLQPSGMDAPPNSMTSSVPTIVTSGMRSSLPQAPVPRFTSDHYETDVYNPEAPSITNTSRPIYRHRVSAQRPNLIGLTMGEVDQPPRDKVPNNSMRIVMESDLRKRPPVSHDGGLPLKKPWFDKPNFNKPNHQGYHTRVPFSPNTKLLVRQIPPELNNISKLNDHFSKFGTIVNLQVAFQNDPEGALIQFASPHEAKQAMQSTEAVLNNRFIRVHWFRDDGTDGQSISQQHPQQQTDMASDVFLKQSVKDRLGPLLNANSEPSQDSSVASQQNPSKVSVKDRLGFSAKPAAPIEKVFSTSMGLTKTVYNPDALKAAQKNSEEALKNKQEALRLQQDVRKKKQEILEKHIETQKLLISKLEKNKTMKAEDKAKIMETLGMLTKSITKLQEEIKGISGSNNQLRTSKTRAQAQKELLDAELDLYKKTQAGEDIALLKIKYTQLQIEAARRGILSPGRGRGVHARGRGALRARGRGSRGRGRGVSLHAVVDHRPRAVEIFGFTEADHVDLLPHFAQFGEIEDCQIDGNNLSAVITFKTRAEAEQAALHGVRFNNQTLRLAWHKVVKTLSAADADDAEPEEDEYPEGSLSDDALLQDDDEEEDDNEPRSWRR